The genomic DNA CAGCGCGGGTATATCCAGCGTTGCGTCGTGGGTAATTACTTTTACGTTTGTTATGCCAAGCCGTGCGGTTGTATTATCTATCATGCGCGCGCGGCCTGCGTCAGATTCAATTGCCGCGATACCGCCTTTGTTTTCCATTGACATTGCCATATACGCGGCTTTGCCGCCCGGCGCGCTTCCGATATCAATAACGCTCTCTTTGGCTCCGGCGTCAATAAACGCGCCAAGCGCCTGCGACGCAAGGTCCTGCACGTAGTACAGACCGTGGGCGAATGGCTCACAGTCAATAGGATTGCCGGATTTTATAAGCAGTGCGTTTTTAAAGTTTTTTACCGGCTCGGCTTCAATAGAGTTTTGTTTAAGGGTTTTTATAAGTTCTTCCGCGTCTGTTTTAAGCGTGTTGACCCTTATAAAAAAAGGCGGCTTCACATTGCCTGCCTGCATGATTGCTTCAGCTTCTTTTGGATAATGTTTAAGGAAAAATTTAACCATCCACTTCTCATAGGAATATGTGGTTGCAAGGTACTCTTCCGGTTTTTTCTTTGAAATACCGTCTTCTGATGTATCTTTTAAAAGGTTCCTTAATACCGCGTTAATAAACCCGCCTGTTTTTGGGTGGACAAATTCCTTTGCAAGGTCAACGCAGGTGTTAATTGCCGCGTATGGCGGGATAGAATCCATTTTTTTAATCTGCCAGTAGCCGATGCGAAGGATGTTTAAAAGTTTGACGTCTTCAACGGGTTTTTTAATAAATTTTGAAAGGCGAAAATCAATAAGGGTTTTGTTGCGTAAAATTCCGTAGCATAGTTCATATATTTTGGCGATGTCGCGGTGTTCTTCGTTTATATCGCCCATGTTGTCTTCGATGGACTCTTTTACCCACCGTTTGCTGACAAAGGTATCGTTTAATATTTTAAAAGCAATCAGCCGAAAATCCCTGCGTGGTACCATTTATTCCTCCGTATTTTCATTTCGCTCTCTAA from Candidatus Goldiibacteriota bacterium includes the following:
- the rsmB gene encoding 16S rRNA (cytosine(967)-C(5))-methyltransferase RsmB, with product MVPRRDFRLIAFKILNDTFVSKRWVKESIEDNMGDINEEHRDIAKIYELCYGILRNKTLIDFRLSKFIKKPVEDVKLLNILRIGYWQIKKMDSIPPYAAINTCVDLAKEFVHPKTGGFINAVLRNLLKDTSEDGISKKKPEEYLATTYSYEKWMVKFFLKHYPKEAEAIMQAGNVKPPFFIRVNTLKTDAEELIKTLKQNSIEAEPVKNFKNALLIKSGNPIDCEPFAHGLYYVQDLASQALGAFIDAGAKESVIDIGSAPGGKAAYMAMSMENKGGIAAIESDAGRARMIDNTTARLGITNVKVITHDATLDIPALHDTADKVLVDAPCSALGVIRRHPEKKWCLEEAELKDFPKTQLAILKTAAGWVKKGGELFYSTCTINPAENEGVVEKFLETIDGFKQVTVTENSKFSDFIKKKYFVSLPGNEMNMDGFFIAKFIKK